TGGCCTTTTGGATTCGGCAGATGGCCGAATTCTCTGCTTCGGATTTCATCCGTCCGCAGCCAGGTGGCACCCAAGGCTTCGGCCAGCGACCTCGCCAGCGTGCTTTTGCCGCTGCCGATTAACCCACCGACGACGATCAAGCGAGGCGGGGCGAACCGGCGGGCATAGCGCACCGCCAGCTGAAAATGTTTGCGGGAAATGCCTTTAACACGGCGGCCTTCGATGGAGCGGGGATGCTGCAGCCAGGCAAACCCGCGCACTTTGCCGCGCACCACGCTGCGGTAGCATTGGTAAAATGGCAGCACCGATGCCAAGGTCGCATCGCGCAGCCTTCGCTGATATTGCTTGACCAAGATTTCCGCCAGATCGTGCCGCCCGCGGAATTCTAAATCCATGACCAGGAAGCTGAAATCATTGGCCATGTCGCCGCAGCGAAAGGCCGGTTGAAACTCGACGCAATCAAAAATGTTCGCCGGCTTTGAGAGGCAGATGTTTTCGCAGCGCAGATCGCCGTGGCCATCGATGATTCGCCGCTTGGCGAGACGCCGTGCCAGGATCGGCTCATGCAACGCCAGGTACTGCCGATACGCCGACTCAAGAAACGCCTGGTCCTTTTCTAGCAGTAGCGTGCCCAAGAACGGCTGGCATTCGCTGAGGTTGCCCAAGACGAGCGCTTGCACCGCCTCAGGTGTGCCGTAGCGATCGATGGCACGGCTGCGGGCGGCGGCGCGGAAAAACTTGGCGAGATGATCGCCGATTTCCTGCATGTCGGCGCGGGTGACCGCGCGCTTGGCGACGAGCTGATCCAGCATGCGGTTCTCAGGCAGCCGCCGCATCTTCAC
The Candidatus Omnitrophota bacterium genome window above contains:
- a CDS encoding AAA family ATPase; protein product: MHQHEQRLLRFFLRRDSYPHPVGRIERRETHVSLVFLAGDYAYKLKKAVKFPFLDASTVALRKKFCLLELSLNRRLAPAIYLGIVPIIDTGTGLRLGGTGTIIDWVVKMRRLPENRMLDQLVAKRAVTRADMQEIGDHLAKFFRAAARSRAIDRYGTPEAVQALVLGNLSECQPFLGTLLLEKDQAFLESAYRQYLALHEPILARRLAKRRIIDGHGDLRCENICLSKPANIFDCVEFQPAFRCGDMANDFSFLVMDLEFRGRHDLAEILVKQYQRRLRDATLASVLPFYQCYRSVVRGKVRGFAWLQHPRSIEGRRVKGISRKHFQLAVRYARRFAPPRLIVVGGLIGSGKSTLARSLAEALGATWLRTDEIRSREFGHLPNPKGHFASGRYSSNVSALVYQRMQRRAEQLIRAGHSVVCDGTFSKAEGRVLLRRIATRHRASFHFFECAIPKAVALKRIAARYATKSDLSEARPEHYDRMRADFEPVRGWSSRDWTRILDNRPASETFHDALKILRRLWASA